In Temnothorax longispinosus isolate EJ_2023e chromosome 2, Tlon_JGU_v1, whole genome shotgun sequence, one DNA window encodes the following:
- the LOC139808758 gene encoding uncharacterized protein has protein sequence MAFKFIVLAAFVAIASAGGPAAYDIGTISADHNSIGYSQESTQKGYAGQNVVSSYSRAEDSAHSSVRVSNSHVSNDALLEQHAIGYGYGYAAPALAKPLIAAQPAPLIAKAAYASPALATYAAHPAPVLAKAAYAAPAYGYAASPAYGYAAAPAYGYAAAPAYGYAAAPAYGYAAAAAPALLAAKTAYAAPAAYSYASPLLAKTYAAPAPLIAKTAAYTYAAPAAPLITKAAYAAPLLSKTYAAPIAAPLLAKPAYAYSGYGAHAAPLIAKTYAAPYSYETAAPVVHAAFSGFGTSYSW, from the coding sequence TTCATAGTGCTCGCAGCCTTCGTTGCGATAGCGAGTGCCGGCGGACCGGCGGCCTACGACATCGGCACGATATCCGCCGACCACAACAGCATCGGCTACAGCCAGGAGTCCACGCAGAAGGGTTACGCCGGCCAGAATGTCGTGTCCTCGTACAGCCGCGCCGAGGACTCCGCGCACTCGTCGGTACGCGTGAGCAACAGCCACGTGAGCAACGACGCCCTGCTGGAGCAGCACGCCATCGGCTACGGCTACGgatacgccgcgccggcctTGGCCAAGCCCCTGATCGCCGCGCAACCCGCGCCCCTGATCGCCAAAGCCGCTTACGCCTCGCCAGCCTTGGCGACATACGCCGCTCACCCTGCCCCGGTGCTCGCTAAAGCCGCATACGCCGCGCCGGCTTACGGATACGCTGCCTCACCAGCTTATGGATACGCTGCCGCACCCGCTTATGGATACGCTGCCGCACCCGCTTATGGATACGCTGCCGCGCCCGCTTATGGATAtgccgccgcggccgcacCGGCTCTTTTGGCCGCGAAGACGGCATATGCTGCACCCGCTGCCTACAGTTACGCCAGCCCGCTCCTGGCCAAGACCTACGCCGCCCCGGCCCCGCTCATCGCTAAGACCGCCGCGTACACCTATGCCGCGCCAGCAGCCCCCCTGATCACCAAGGCCGCTTATGCCGCTCCGCTTCTGTCCAAGACCTATGCCGCGCCGATTGCCGCCCCGCTTTTGGCAAAGCCCGCTTACGCGTACAGCGGCTACGGTGCTCATGCCGCGCCGCTAATCGCCAAGACCTATGCCGCCCCTTACTCGTACGAGACAGCTGCACCTGTGGTGCACGCCGCCTTCAGCGGCTTCGGCACTAGCTATTCCTGGTAA
- the LOC139808761 gene encoding uncharacterized protein: MTGRLSSHVGMLPPLACQPGLPTAAPGHHHPEQHPQLGHVAAAAAAAAAAAVSMGMESSELMAVAHYQAQQLQRQLLAEQSGPGTTMLLPTSAQPTGGGLMQPQGLQGQQGQLQPGQDPLQSLVQQLLCLQQIEYFLAQRGHK, encoded by the coding sequence ATGACTGGCAGGTTGTCGTCGCATGTCGGCATGCTACCGCCGTTGGCCTGCCAGCCCGGCTTGCCAACAGCAGCACCGGGCCACCATCATCCGGAGCAGCATCCGCAGTTGGGTCACgtggccgccgccgccgccgccgccgccgctgccgccgttTCGATGGGCATGGAGTCCTCGGAACTGATGGCGGTGGCTCATTACCAGGCGCAACAGCTGCAACGACAGTTGTTGGCCGAGCAGTCAGGTCCGGGCACCACGATGCTGCTACCTACGTCTGCTCAGCCTACTGGTGGAGGCTTGATGCAGCCGCAGGGGCTCCAAGGGCAGCAGGGCCAACTCCAGCCGGGCCAGGACCCGCTACAGAGCTTGGTGCAGCAACTGCTCTGTCTACAGCAGATAGAGTATTTCCTCGCGCAGCGCGGCCACAAATGA
- the LOC139808757 gene encoding DNA-directed primase/polymerase protein has product MDPICTRKFYGDRKQRKPSPPRSNWVKMYRVMPSHILGPTQYWQEFYKQADALVASVERSTKTDTLCTFAYQQPSDGSRRFVVAHPEVYWWYYKTKPPEERCSYEVIPKDSPCWLYLDLEYPIDLNPLCDGSRITRTLIDIIRAYLLNHYHLLCDRSNFLILDSTSSKKFSRHVIFTLKDVAFKDNLHVGKLVKTICNDILFYLKSDNPSHGILNHFNKADLKEMLVMTQHGEKLFVDTGVYTKNRHFRVYLSTKWGKQSYLTVSADCVHNPVNKCKEKELGIFLDSLISYFPNKQNLIMLEFSNRSDVKAQLYSKVPRQPSHENDHQTSPYPEIDRYISSLIEPGKIRSARYFDKDKTLRYEIYGNRYCENIGRYHKSNNVYWIVDLNTKKIYQKCHDADCAGFASMPKSLPEEIAFKLDVEGDTFISGAIVDEDVTEKT; this is encoded by the exons ATGGATCCAATTTGCACGAGAAAGTTTTACGGCGATAGGAAACAAAGGAAGCCATCACCACCCAGGTCCAACTGGGTGAAAATGTACCGGGTAATGCCGTCGCACATACTGGGCCCGACTCAGTACTGGCAGGAGTTTTACAAACAAGCTGACGCGCTGGTCGCGTCTGTCGAACGCAGTACCAAAACGGACACGCTATGCACCTTCGCGTACCAGCAGCCCAGCGACGGCAGTCGCAGATTCGTCGTCGCGCATCCGGAGGTCTATTGGTGGTATTACAAGACCAAGCCGCCAGAAGAGAGATGCTCGTACGAG GTAATACCAAAGGATTCACCGTGTTGGCTATATCTGGACTTGGAATACCCAATCGACCTAAATCCCCTTTGCGACGGGTCGCGTATAACCAGGACGCTGATAGATATCATACGAGCGTACTTACTTAATCACTATCATCTGTTATGCGACAGaagtaactttttaatactGGATTCTACATCCAGTAAGAAATTCAGCAGACACGTAATTTTTACTCTGAAGGATGTGGCTTTTAAAGACAACCTGCACGTTGGAAAGCTCGTCAAAACTATATGTAATGATATCCTGTTCTACTTGAAGTCGGATAATCCGTCACATGGAATTTTGAATCATTTTAACAAAGCGGACTTGAAGGAAATGCTTGTGATGACACAGCACGGCGAAAAATTGTTTGTTGACACTGGTGTCTATACCAAGAATAGACATTTTAGAGTGTACCTGTCCACCAAATGGGGAAAGCAATCGTATCTAACAGTCTCTGCAGATTGCGTGCATAACCCAGTGAATAAGTGCAAGGAGAAGGAGCTAGGGATCTTTTTGGATTCCCTGATATCGTACTTTCCAAACAAgcagaatttaattatgctCGAGTTTTCGAATCGAAGCGACGTAAAAGCTCAGCTTTACTCAAAAGTACCGAGACAACCCAGTCACGAGAATGATCACCAGACTTCACCATACCCTGAAATAGATAGGTACATTAGCAGTCTCATTGAGCCTGGCAAGATACGTAGCGCCAGATATTTTGATAAAGACAAAACGCTGAGATACGAAATTTATGGCAACAG ATACTGTGAAAACATTGGTAGGTATCATAAAAGCAACAACGTATATTGGATTGTggatttaaatacaaaaaagatatatcagAAATGTCACGATGCAGACTGCGCGGGTTTTGCATCTATGCCAAAAAGTTTACCGGAAGAAATTGCATTCAAGTTAGACGTAGAAGGTGATACTTTTATATCCGGCGCAATAGTAGATGAAGATGTTACAGAGAAgacataa
- the LOC139808756 gene encoding stAR-related lipid transfer protein 7, mitochondrial isoform X1 — protein MYTWKLTGHVLRRFNAGYGDGNGRLALVLQHCGPRAQGRGRLGSYRRRISSWVREQGTQVAQACKRQFEFVAAQRIRRCIQIFHLYTRIWDEIALREFMRQWRLRLAKNARNFLISAAGVSVYNWDRDRISDEEINRYNREIEGIYRLRDSTVVCAKCHLRIIIDTVQPNVKYCKCKCVVQPHAASHEDRDGWQPFIERQDMLIWRKIEPGSGGLFAYKVYGSFSDVTAEDFLQVQIDVDYRKQWDPTAQELQIIETDPKCESSVNHSTDVIHWEMIWPKLFSNRDYVYQRRWVMDREKGLVVIVSRVTEHPDIPERRGICRVRTYWSYMVIKPYTEFHEPGIEFGLTYFDDPGVAVPSAVTAWVALRGLPDFLVRMRQASKDYQKYKLMKKNAPDSNRLTLSEEGISKEQIKVNVEDKLKNDETSRDYKDQQDDSNDTNDTNKLDVTHGVQQESDLTESKNKDIPTAPKEEQGLLHYFYLTKLFTFFDF, from the exons ATGTACACGTGGAAGCTGACCGGTCACGTTCTGAGAAGATTCAACGCCGGTTACGGCGACGGTAACGGTAGGTTAGCGCTCGTCCTGCAGCACTGCGGCCCGAGGGCACAAGGTCGCGGCAGACTTGGCAGCTATCGCAGGAGGATAAGCTCGTGGGTCCGGGAGCAGGGCACGCAGGTGGCCCAGGCCTGCAAGAGGCAGTTCGAGTTCGTGGCGGCCCAGAGGATCAGGAGGTGCATCCAGATATTCCACCTGTACACGAGGATATGGGACGAGATAGCGCTGAGGGAGTTCATGCGCCAGTGGAGGCTCAGACTCGCCAAGAACGCCAGGAATTTCCTGATAAGCGCGGCCGGCGTGAGCGTGTACAACTGGGACCGCGACAGGATAAGCGACGAAGAGATTAATAG GTATAACCGTGAGATTGAGGGAATTTACAGATTGCGAGACTCCACGGTGGTCTGCGCAAAGTGTCATTTGCGAATTATTATTGACACTGTACAGCCTAATGTAAAATactgtaaatgtaaatgtgtAGTTCAGCCTCACGCTGCTTCTCACGAAGATC GAGACGGCTGGCAACCTTTTATCGAGCGTCAGGATATGTTGATATGGAGGAAAATAGAGCCTGGTTCTGGTGGATTATTTGCCTACAAAGTGTACGGTTCGTTCTCGGACGTTACTGCCGAAGATTTTCTGCAAGTACAAATCGATGTAGATTATAGAAAGCAATGGGATCCCACTGCTCAGGAGTTGCAGATTATTGAGACTGATCCGAAGTGCGAATCGTCTGTTAATCATAGCACTGATGTTATTCATTGGGAAATGATCTGGCCT aaattattttctaatagaGATTATGTATATCAACGGCGATGGGTCATGGATAGGGAGAAGGGACTTGTAGTCATTGTCAGTCGAGTGACGGAACATCCCGATATACCAGAAAGAAGAGGAATTTGCAG AGTCAGAACATATTGGTCGTACATGGTGATAAAACCTTACACGGAATTCCACGAGCCAGGCATTGAATTTGGACTTACTTACTTTGATGATCCTGGCGTCGCTGTACCATCCGCTGTCACTGCATGGGTAGCACTGAGAG GTTTACCAGATTTTCTAGTTCGTATGAGACAGGCCTCAAAAGattaccaaaaatataaactaatgaAAAAGAATGCACCTGACAGTAATCGTCTTACTTTATCTGAAGAGGGCATTTCCAAAGAGCAAATCAAAGTCAATGTAGAAGATAAGTTAAAGAATGATGAAACATCGCGAGATTATAAAGATCAACAAGACGATTCTAACGATACTAACGATACTAACAAGTTAGATGTGACGCATGGTGTACAGCAAGAAAGTGACTTGAcggaaagtaaaaataaggATATCCCTACTGCACCTAAAGAAGAGCAAggtttattacattatttctatcttacgaaattatttacattttttgatttttga
- the LOC139808756 gene encoding stAR-related lipid transfer protein 7, mitochondrial isoform X2 — translation MYTWKLTGHVLRRFNAGYGDGNGRLALVLQHCGPRAQGRGRLGSYRRRISSWVREQGTQVAQACKRQFEFVAAQRIRRCIQIFHLYTRIWDEIALREFMRQWRLRLAKNARNFLISAAGVSVYNWDRDRISDEEINRYNREIEGIYRLRDSTVVCAKCHLRIIIDTVQPNVKYCKCKCVVQPHAASHEDRDGWQPFIERQDMLIWRKIEPGSGGLFAYKVYGSFSDVTAEDFLQVQIDVDYRKQWDPTAQELQIIETDPKCESSVNHSTDVIHWEMIWPKLFSNRDYVYQRRWVMDREKGLVVIVSRVTEHPDIPERRGICRVRTYWSYMVIKPYTEFHEPGIEFGLTYFDDPGVAVPSAVTAWVALRGLPDFLVRMRQASKDYQKYKLMKKNAPDSNRLTLSEEGISKEQIKVNVEDKLKNDETSRDYKDQQDDSNDTNDTNKLDVTHGVQQESDLTESKNKDIPTAPKEEQDVLT, via the exons ATGTACACGTGGAAGCTGACCGGTCACGTTCTGAGAAGATTCAACGCCGGTTACGGCGACGGTAACGGTAGGTTAGCGCTCGTCCTGCAGCACTGCGGCCCGAGGGCACAAGGTCGCGGCAGACTTGGCAGCTATCGCAGGAGGATAAGCTCGTGGGTCCGGGAGCAGGGCACGCAGGTGGCCCAGGCCTGCAAGAGGCAGTTCGAGTTCGTGGCGGCCCAGAGGATCAGGAGGTGCATCCAGATATTCCACCTGTACACGAGGATATGGGACGAGATAGCGCTGAGGGAGTTCATGCGCCAGTGGAGGCTCAGACTCGCCAAGAACGCCAGGAATTTCCTGATAAGCGCGGCCGGCGTGAGCGTGTACAACTGGGACCGCGACAGGATAAGCGACGAAGAGATTAATAG GTATAACCGTGAGATTGAGGGAATTTACAGATTGCGAGACTCCACGGTGGTCTGCGCAAAGTGTCATTTGCGAATTATTATTGACACTGTACAGCCTAATGTAAAATactgtaaatgtaaatgtgtAGTTCAGCCTCACGCTGCTTCTCACGAAGATC GAGACGGCTGGCAACCTTTTATCGAGCGTCAGGATATGTTGATATGGAGGAAAATAGAGCCTGGTTCTGGTGGATTATTTGCCTACAAAGTGTACGGTTCGTTCTCGGACGTTACTGCCGAAGATTTTCTGCAAGTACAAATCGATGTAGATTATAGAAAGCAATGGGATCCCACTGCTCAGGAGTTGCAGATTATTGAGACTGATCCGAAGTGCGAATCGTCTGTTAATCATAGCACTGATGTTATTCATTGGGAAATGATCTGGCCT aaattattttctaatagaGATTATGTATATCAACGGCGATGGGTCATGGATAGGGAGAAGGGACTTGTAGTCATTGTCAGTCGAGTGACGGAACATCCCGATATACCAGAAAGAAGAGGAATTTGCAG AGTCAGAACATATTGGTCGTACATGGTGATAAAACCTTACACGGAATTCCACGAGCCAGGCATTGAATTTGGACTTACTTACTTTGATGATCCTGGCGTCGCTGTACCATCCGCTGTCACTGCATGGGTAGCACTGAGAG GTTTACCAGATTTTCTAGTTCGTATGAGACAGGCCTCAAAAGattaccaaaaatataaactaatgaAAAAGAATGCACCTGACAGTAATCGTCTTACTTTATCTGAAGAGGGCATTTCCAAAGAGCAAATCAAAGTCAATGTAGAAGATAAGTTAAAGAATGATGAAACATCGCGAGATTATAAAGATCAACAAGACGATTCTAACGATACTAACGATACTAACAAGTTAGATGTGACGCATGGTGTACAGCAAGAAAGTGACTTGAcggaaagtaaaaataaggATATCCCTACTGCACCTAAAGAAGAGCAAg ATGTTTTAACGTGA